CACCTCAGCTGCTCGGGCGTGTAGTGGTCGAGCAGCTCCAGCGCCATCGGCGGCTTGATGGCCCCCGAGCTCGATGCCTTCTTGTTCATGAACAGGATGTGGTAGTTGGCGACCGGTGTGGTCTGGCGCAGGTCCCAGCCCAAGGCCTCCCACATCGCCGGTTGGGCGATGCAGTAGAAGTAGACGTTGTCCTGGCCGATGAACTGGAAGGCCTGGTTGCTCCGGGGCCGGCCGGTGTCGTCCGCTCCCTCGCACCACCAGTCGTGCCAGTCATGGTCGGCATAACGTTGCTCGGATGTCGGACGCGCCTCGTCGAGGGCGAGCGCGCACTGGACGAACGAGATGGGGGCCCAGAGGCTCTCGGGCCAGCACCAGACGGTGAGGTCTGACGTCCCGTCGAGCTCCGGCGCGGGGATGCCCCAGTCGATGTTGCCGGTGATGCGGAAGGGCAGGAGGCACTTGCCGGTGCGGAAGCGTACGCCTGCGGCCTCGAGGACGCCCCGGGCCGCGTCGCGGTCCTGCCAGTCGGAGAACTCGACCGAGAAGGACTGCTGGTTGCCGGTCGCCTCGTGGACGGTATGGGTGGGGAGGTCCGCCTCGGCCGCGTCGTAGGCGTCGCGGAACTTGCTCTGCACGTAGATGACGGGCGCCACGAGGCTCTCCCGGACCGTCTTGCACACGACGTCGCGGACCTGCGGGTCGTCCGTCCAGGTGCTGACGAGCCCCTTGAGCTCGGACTCGAAGGCCGGGAGGTCGAAGTACCAGTTGTCGACCGGGCGCAGCTCGGGCACGGTGCCCGTGAGCTGCGAGACGGGGGCGATGAGCTCCTCGGGGTCGAACTGGTGGCCGAGGTCGCACTCGTCGGCGTAGGCCTTATCGGACTTGCAGCCTCGCACGGGGCAGTGCCCCTGCACCTGGCGGCCGTTGAGGAAGGTCTTGGCCTCGGTGTCATAGAACTGCAGCGTGGAGCGCTTGGTGAGGACGCCGCGCTCGTGGAGGCGGCTGATCCAGGCGGCCGAGAGGTCCACATGGAAGGGCTTGGCGGGGTCGAGTCCGCTGCCTGCGAACAGGTCGAGCGAGATCCCGTAGGCGTCGAGGGCAGCCTCCTGCCGGTCATGGTTGGCGCGGACGTAGTCCTCGATGGTGCCGTCGAAGCCCTCGTCCTCCACCTTCTTGCGGAAGCCTTCCATGATGGGGGAGCCGTAGCAGTCGGTGCCCGAGACGAAGAGCACGTTCTCGCCCCCGATGCGGTCGCGCAGGAAGCGTGCGAAGTAGTCGGCCGGCACGAAGACGCCGCCGATGTGGCCGAAGTGGAGTCCCTTGTTGCCATAGGGCATGCCGGCCGTGACGACGGCGCGGGCGGGGAAGTGGGGGCGATCTTGCGTGCTACGAGGCATGGGTCCTTCTCGGGTTTGCCGGGGTGGCGGTGCCATCCCGGTATGGGCGGTCGGTGCTGGGCGCTTGCGGCCCGGCAGCGAGGCCGATTATCCCACAAGCGACGTGTCCGTGGGTGCCATGTGCCGACGGCCGTCTGGACGCGTGGGGGCATGGTGACCTACCATGGCATCCATGACGCTCATCCGTGACATAGACCTCTTCGACGACCAGGACCTCCTCCGCCGGATCACGCTCACGTCGCTCGTCACGCTGGGCGTGGGCGTGGCGCTCGTGGTGGCCTGGCTCGTGTCCGGCTGGTCCCATGAGCAGGTCGGCCCCCTCTGGCTCGTGGGTGCCGTGGTGGCCACGCTGGTCTCGTTCGGTGTCCATGAGCTGGTGCATGGCGTCCTCTTCAAGGTCTATGGCGGCTCGAAGGCACATGTGAGCTTCGGCGCGCGTGCTGGCATGCTCTATGCCACGGCCCCGGGTCTCGTGCTCACGCGCCACCGCTTCGAGGTCGTGCTCATGGCCCCCACCATCCTGGTGAGCCTGGCCTCCCTCGTTCCCCTCGTCTGGGGCTGTCCCCTCATGTGCGTGGTGGTCTGCCTGATCCATCTCTCGGGGTGCGCCGGCGACTGGGCCTTCGCGCGAATCATCCACCAGGACCATCTGGTCGTGACCTGCGAGGACACCGATCGTGGCATCAGGCTGTACGGCCTGTAGGATCCCCGTCCGACACGGTCGGCGCGATGGCGTCGATGAGCCTCCGCATCCCTGCGGTCGCGCTCGCCTCGTCCATCCCCGCATACGAGACGAGCAGGCAGGGATGGGCCCCCTCCTGCCCGTCCGCCCGGTAGTGCGCGAGTCCCGAGACCCTCACCCCCGCATCCGCGGCCGCTCTCACGAGGTTCCGCTCGGTCGCGTCGCAGTCGATGCCCATGAGGAAGTGCAGTCCCGCGGGCCTGGTGTCCACATGCGTGCGGGAGGCCACGGCGCTCGAGCGTATGACCTTCAGGAGCGCCTCGCGGACGTTCCGGTAACGTCGGCGCATGCGGTTGAGGTTCCGCGAGAAGGAGCCGTCATCGAGGAAGCGCGCGAGCGAGAGCTGCTCGAGGCCCGAGACCGTGCATGAGTAGAACCCGAGCCTGGACTCGAAGGTCTCGCAGAGGGCAGGCGGCAGCACCAGGTAGGCGATGCGCATGCTGGGCGAGATGCTGCGCGAGAAGGTGTTCACGTAGATCACGCGCCCGTCCTCGTCCATGCCCTGGAGGGTCGGCAGGGGGTGGCCACCGGGACGGAACTCACCGTCATAGTCGTCCTCGACGATCATGCGGCCGTCCTTCTCGGACGCCCATTCGAGCAGCTCGTAGCGGCGTGCCGCGGGCATGACGATCCCTGTGGGGAACTGGTGCGAGGGCATGATGTGGGCGACGCTCGCGCCCGATTCCTCCAAGGCGCCCGGGGCGAGGCCGCTCTCGTCCATCCCCACGCAGGCGAGACGGACCCCGTTGGCCCGATAGATCGACCTCAGGCGTGGGTAGCCGGGGTCCTCGATGGCCCAGGTCCGCTCACGCCCCAGCAGCTGGATGACGAGCCCGTAGAGGTACTGGGCGCCAGCCCCTACCACCACCTGCTCGGGGCTCACCTTCATGCCGCGCCATGAGGCGAGGTAGGAGGCGATGGCCTGGCGCAGGGCCAGGCATGCGCGGGGGCTCGCGTCATGGAGGGCGTCGAAGCTCTCGTGCGAGAGCGTCGCCCGCACGGTGCGCGCCCATGCGGCCTCGGGGAATGCCGACGAGTCATAGCGCGGGCTCACGAAGTCCACGTCCCAGGCGCGGTCGCCGTCCTCGGTCGTCGTTTCGCCTCTCCCCGTCGTCTGCCGCGCAGGGTGGACGGGCACGCTCGGCAGGACATCGACCACGTAATGGCCGCTGCGCGGCCGCGCCTCGAGGAATCCCTCGTCGACGAGCTGGGTGTAGGCACCCTCGATGGTGGCGACGCTCACGCCCAGGTGCGTGGCGAAGGCGCGTCGCGAGGGCATCCGCTCACCGGGCCGCAGGTCGCCATGGACGACATCCCGCTTGATCTTCTCGGCAAGCATGAGGTACAGGCTCATGTCGGAGTCGCGGTCGAGGGCGTATGTCAGCATCTCGCTCAAACTGGTCCTACCAAACATTCAAGAATTGGTCATTTGCATATATCCAGATATGAGTATCTTATCCCACAAGCCAAAAGGGAAGGGGCGCGGCTGGCCCCGGGGAGGAAGCAGAGATGGACGAGGAACAGACACGGCTCAACCGGCAGCTCGCGCAGATGCTCAAGGGCGGCGTCATCATGGACGTCACCACGCCCGAGCAGGCGCACATCGCCGAGGACGCCGGCGCATGCGCGGTCATGGCCCTGGAGCGGATCCCGGCCGACATCCGTGCCGCGGGCGGCGTCTCGCGCATGAGCGACCCCGGCATGATCAAGTCCATCCAGGAGGCCGTGACCATCCCCGTCATGGCCAAGTGCCGCATCGGCCACTTCGCCGAGGCGCAGATCCTGCAGGCGATCGACATCGACTACATCGACGAGTCCGAGGTCCTCTCCCCGGCAGACGACACCTATCACATCGACAAGCACCAGTTCAAGGTGCCGTTCGTCTGCGGCGCGAGGGACCTTGGCGAGGCCCTGCGGCGCATCGCCGAGGGCGCGACCATGATCCGCACCAAGGGAGAGCCCGGCACGGGAGACGTGGTGCAGGCGGTTCGTCACATGCGGGCCATGAACGCCGAGATCGCCCGTGTGACGTCGCTGCGTGACGACGAGCTCTTCGAGGCGGCCAAGAACCTCGAGGTCCCCGTGGCGCTCGTGCGCGAGGTGCACGAGGGGCACCGGCTTCCCGTGGTCAACTTCGCCGCAGGCGGAATCGCGACGCCGGCCGATGCCGCGCTCATGATGCAGCTGGGCGCCGAGGGCGTCTTCGTGGGGTCAGGCATCTTCAAGTCGGGAGACCCCGCCCGTCGTGCGGCCGCCATCGTGAAGGCCACCACCAACTATGATGACCCGCAGATGCTCGCAAGCCTCTCCGAGAACCTGGGCGAGGCCATGGTCGGCATCAACGAGCAGGAGATCGACGTCATCATGGCGGAGCGCGGCCGATGAGCGAGGAGGCGCAAGCGCCCGTCGTGGCGGTCCTCGCCGTGCAAGGCGCCTTCGCCGAGCAGCGTGCTCGGCTCGAGGCGCTGGGTGCCACCTGCGTGGAGCTGCGCCAGGCCTCCGACTGCGCGGGGCCCTTCTGTGGCCTGGTGCTGCCAGGTGGGGAGTCGACGGTGCAGTCGAAGCTCATCCACGAGCTTGGGATGTTCGACGCCCTCTCGGCCATGATCGCAGGAGGGATGCCT
This genomic stretch from Atopobiaceae bacterium harbors:
- a CDS encoding DUF3267 domain-containing protein: MASMTLIRDIDLFDDQDLLRRITLTSLVTLGVGVALVVAWLVSGWSHEQVGPLWLVGAVVATLVSFGVHELVHGVLFKVYGGSKAHVSFGARAGMLYATAPGLVLTRHRFEVVLMAPTILVSLASLVPLVWGCPLMCVVVCLIHLSGCAGDWAFARIIHQDHLVVTCEDTDRGIRLYGL
- the pdxS gene encoding pyridoxal 5'-phosphate synthase lyase subunit PdxS, with protein sequence MDEEQTRLNRQLAQMLKGGVIMDVTTPEQAHIAEDAGACAVMALERIPADIRAAGGVSRMSDPGMIKSIQEAVTIPVMAKCRIGHFAEAQILQAIDIDYIDESEVLSPADDTYHIDKHQFKVPFVCGARDLGEALRRIAEGATMIRTKGEPGTGDVVQAVRHMRAMNAEIARVTSLRDDELFEAAKNLEVPVALVREVHEGHRLPVVNFAAGGIATPADAALMMQLGAEGVFVGSGIFKSGDPARRAAAIVKATTNYDDPQMLASLSENLGEAMVGINEQEIDVIMAERGR
- a CDS encoding PLP-dependent aminotransferase family protein gives rise to the protein MLTYALDRDSDMSLYLMLAEKIKRDVVHGDLRPGERMPSRRAFATHLGVSVATIEGAYTQLVDEGFLEARPRSGHYVVDVLPSVPVHPARQTTGRGETTTEDGDRAWDVDFVSPRYDSSAFPEAAWARTVRATLSHESFDALHDASPRACLALRQAIASYLASWRGMKVSPEQVVVGAGAQYLYGLVIQLLGRERTWAIEDPGYPRLRSIYRANGVRLACVGMDESGLAPGALEESGASVAHIMPSHQFPTGIVMPAARRYELLEWASEKDGRMIVEDDYDGEFRPGGHPLPTLQGMDEDGRVIYVNTFSRSISPSMRIAYLVLPPALCETFESRLGFYSCTVSGLEQLSLARFLDDGSFSRNLNRMRRRYRNVREALLKVIRSSAVASRTHVDTRPAGLHFLMGIDCDATERNLVRAAADAGVRVSGLAHYRADGQEGAHPCLLVSYAGMDEASATAGMRRLIDAIAPTVSDGDPTGRTA
- a CDS encoding class I tRNA ligase family protein, encoding MPRSTQDRPHFPARAVVTAGMPYGNKGLHFGHIGGVFVPADYFARFLRDRIGGENVLFVSGTDCYGSPIMEGFRKKVEDEGFDGTIEDYVRANHDRQEAALDAYGISLDLFAGSGLDPAKPFHVDLSAAWISRLHERGVLTKRSTLQFYDTEAKTFLNGRQVQGHCPVRGCKSDKAYADECDLGHQFDPEELIAPVSQLTGTVPELRPVDNWYFDLPAFESELKGLVSTWTDDPQVRDVVCKTVRESLVAPVIYVQSKFRDAYDAAEADLPTHTVHEATGNQQSFSVEFSDWQDRDAARGVLEAAGVRFRTGKCLLPFRITGNIDWGIPAPELDGTSDLTVWCWPESLWAPISFVQCALALDEARPTSEQRYADHDWHDWWCEGADDTGRPRSNQAFQFIGQDNVYFYCIAQPAMWEALGWDLRQTTPVANYHILFMNKKASSSGAIKPPMALELLDHYTPEQLRCHWLSLALDAKAVSFAPKPFDTSVSHKDKATGEDVLVRDDPRVVDPALKESAFLTNIFNRIARSCLYGAANACDGHIPAERPSHAVVDSCREATLAFERDMHDLDFHTALAGVEDFCRDANKRWDAAAKAAKGDDGAYRAALADAFCALRTCALLMHPAVPQGCERICEHMGFPAETFFSWDHAFDTPTDLAEAAGEKPGEHAIVELPPRFDFFEKHPSQVKAD